From the genome of Nicotiana sylvestris chromosome 2, ASM39365v2, whole genome shotgun sequence, one region includes:
- the LOC138885974 gene encoding uncharacterized protein: protein MVRDVAFMVGERVFLRVSPMKGVMRFRKKGKLSLRFIGPFEILWRMGDVAYELALPLGLSAVHPVFHMSMLRKYHADPSHMLDFNTVQLDKDLTYEKEPMAILDRQWIGQPAEAATWESELICGADNPIFSPNQMARTHACSSVDQQHEPPAAAPPWGIG, encoded by the exons atggttcgtgatgtggcattcatggtcggagagcgagtgtttcTTCGAGTGTcccccatgaagggcgtgatgagatttaggaagaagggcaagctaagccttagattcattggcccttttgagattcttTGGAGAATGGGAGatgtggcttacgagcttgcatTGCCACTAGGATTATCAGctgtgcacccagtgtttcatatgtccatgcttcggaagtatcacgctgatccatcccacatgttagacttcaacactgtccagttggacaaggatttgacctatgagAAGGAGCCGATGGCCATTCtggaccggcag tggataGGTCAGCCTGCTGaagcagctacctgggagtccgagctgatatgcggagccgataaccccatcttttccccaaatcag atggcgagaacacatgcTTGTTCATCCGTTGATCAGCAGcacgagcccccagcagcagctccacCGTGGGGCATAGGATGA
- the LOC104216186 gene encoding trihelix transcription factor ASR3-like isoform X1 yields the protein MDRVVGNQSGGSNMLREYRKGNWTVEETMVLIEAKKMDDERRMKRQGEGTSTEIRGNKPGELRWKWVEDYCWKMGCLRSQNQCNDKWDNLMRDFKKVREYERRVAEKGDDGNNNNNNNQEIIIKSYWKIERSERKEKNLPTNMLPEIYEALVQVVDRKCTQKLLVGGGGGTSAAAAPLNQSTSLTNSLSPTLQQQSFQAQIAALPLPPPPTLSPPAVVAQQSAQPPSLPYTRPLPAMCDSSDPDRSEHSDSPAKRRRKGEGEGTSSGNNNNINNLQEVGSAIFKSAAIIAETIQASEEREERRHRELLSLHERRLQIEESKAEINRQGINGLVDSINRLANSILSLAGNKNQAAPPK from the exons ATGGATAGGGTGGTGGGTAATCAAAGTGGAGGAAGTAACATGTTGAGGGAGTACAGAAAAGGGAATTGGACAGTTGAAGAAACTATGGTTTTAATAGAAGCAAAGAAGATGGATGATGAAAGGAGAATGAAAAGGCAAGGGGAGGGTACTAGTACTGAAATTAGGGGAAATAAACCAGGAGAACTAAGGTGGAAATGGGTGGAGGATTATTGTTGGAAAATGGGGTGTTTGAGGAGCCAAAATCAGTGCAATGACAAGTGGGATAATCTCATGAGGGATTTCAAGAAAGTGAGGGAATATGAAAGAAGAGTGGCTGAGAAAGGAGATGatggtaataataataataataataatcaagaaataattATCAAGTCATATTGGAAGATTGAGAGGAGTGAAAGGAAAGAGAAGAATTTGCCAACTAATATGTTGCCTGAGATTTATGAGGCATTGGTTCAAGTTGTGGACAGAAAATGTACTCAAAAATTGCTAgtgggtggtggtggtggtacttctgctgctgctgctcctTTAAATCAAAGCACAAGTTTGACTAATTCTTTGTCTCCCACATTGCAACAACAATCTTTTCAAGCTCAAATTGCAGCTTTGCCacttccaccaccaccaacattGTCACCACCAGCAGTAGTAGCACAACAATCAGCTCAGCCACCTAGTCTTCCTTACACTCGACCTTTACCTGCA ATGTGTGATAGCTCAGATCCTGATAGAAGTGAGCATTCAGATTCACCAGCCAAGAGAAGAAGAAAGGGTGAAGGAGAAGGAACAAGTAGTGGTAATAACAACAACATAAACAATTTGCAAGAAGTTGGCTCTGCTATCTTCAAAAGTGCTGCTATTATAGCAGAAACAATTCAAGCTTCTgaagagagagaggagagaagGCACAGAGAACTCTTAAGCTTGCATGAGAGAAGGCTGCAAATTGAGGAATCAAAAGCTGAGATCAATAGACAAGGCATCAACGGACTTGTTGATTCTATTAATAGACTTGCCAATTCAATCCTTTCTTTAGCTGGCAATAAGAACCAAGCTGCTCCCCCTAAATAG
- the LOC104216186 gene encoding trihelix transcription factor ASR3-like isoform X2, producing the protein MDRVVGNQSGGSNMLREYRKGNWTVEETMVLIEAKKMDDERRMKRQGEGTSTEIRGNKPGELRWKWVEDYCWKMGCLRSQNQCNDKWDNLMRDFKKVREYERRVAEKGDDGNNNNNNNQEIIIKSYWKIERSERKEKNLPTNMLPEIYEALVQVVDRKCTQKLLVGGGGGTSAAAAPLNQSTSLTNSLSPTLQQQSFQAQIAALPLPPPPTLSPPAVVAQQSAQPPSLPYTRPLPAVDPDRSEHSDSPAKRRRKGEGEGTSSGNNNNINNLQEVGSAIFKSAAIIAETIQASEEREERRHRELLSLHERRLQIEESKAEINRQGINGLVDSINRLANSILSLAGNKNQAAPPK; encoded by the exons ATGGATAGGGTGGTGGGTAATCAAAGTGGAGGAAGTAACATGTTGAGGGAGTACAGAAAAGGGAATTGGACAGTTGAAGAAACTATGGTTTTAATAGAAGCAAAGAAGATGGATGATGAAAGGAGAATGAAAAGGCAAGGGGAGGGTACTAGTACTGAAATTAGGGGAAATAAACCAGGAGAACTAAGGTGGAAATGGGTGGAGGATTATTGTTGGAAAATGGGGTGTTTGAGGAGCCAAAATCAGTGCAATGACAAGTGGGATAATCTCATGAGGGATTTCAAGAAAGTGAGGGAATATGAAAGAAGAGTGGCTGAGAAAGGAGATGatggtaataataataataataataatcaagaaataattATCAAGTCATATTGGAAGATTGAGAGGAGTGAAAGGAAAGAGAAGAATTTGCCAACTAATATGTTGCCTGAGATTTATGAGGCATTGGTTCAAGTTGTGGACAGAAAATGTACTCAAAAATTGCTAgtgggtggtggtggtggtacttctgctgctgctgctcctTTAAATCAAAGCACAAGTTTGACTAATTCTTTGTCTCCCACATTGCAACAACAATCTTTTCAAGCTCAAATTGCAGCTTTGCCacttccaccaccaccaacattGTCACCACCAGCAGTAGTAGCACAACAATCAGCTCAGCCACCTAGTCTTCCTTACACTCGACCTTTACCTGCAGTAG ATCCTGATAGAAGTGAGCATTCAGATTCACCAGCCAAGAGAAGAAGAAAGGGTGAAGGAGAAGGAACAAGTAGTGGTAATAACAACAACATAAACAATTTGCAAGAAGTTGGCTCTGCTATCTTCAAAAGTGCTGCTATTATAGCAGAAACAATTCAAGCTTCTgaagagagagaggagagaagGCACAGAGAACTCTTAAGCTTGCATGAGAGAAGGCTGCAAATTGAGGAATCAAAAGCTGAGATCAATAGACAAGGCATCAACGGACTTGTTGATTCTATTAATAGACTTGCCAATTCAATCCTTTCTTTAGCTGGCAATAAGAACCAAGCTGCTCCCCCTAAATAG